A single window of Manduca sexta isolate Smith_Timp_Sample1 chromosome 15, JHU_Msex_v1.0, whole genome shotgun sequence DNA harbors:
- the LOC115449476 gene encoding lipase 3 — protein sequence MWKVVLLALCVYANIPSIEGGSSPNSEYVKLLFGDSGARYSNNIIEDANLDVPGLVKKYGYPIEMHNVTTPDGYILGMHRIRHGRDANNVPDENKPVIFLMHGIVSSSADWVIMGPGAGFAYILAEAGFDVWMGNARGNFYSRTHVRLNPDAILNTNYWKFSWDEIGNIDLPTMIDYVLVKTNRQRLHYVGHSQGTTAFFVMNSLRPVYNDKIISMHALAPVAYMAHNRNTLLLFMAPMANDVEKISSLMGIGELLPNNAIMSWAGQNLCMDESTFQPVCSNILFLIGGWNVEQLNKTMMPVIFGHSPAGSSVRQFVHYGQGIADKGFRRFDHGSRMANRKAYGSRRPPNYDLSKVTAPVFLHYSFNDPLAEVQDVERLFRELGRPVGKFLVPLPAFNHIDYIWAINAKELIYDRVINLVRAVERSGIDNLVL from the exons ATGTGGAAAGTAGTATTGCTCGCGCTTTGTGTTTATGCTAACATACCCTCTATTGAGGGTGGTAGTTCACCCAATTctgaatatgtaaaattattgtttggcgATTCAGGTGCCCGGTACtctaacaatattattgaaGATGCTAATTTGGACGTG CCAGGACTGGTAAAGAAATATGGGTATCCTATCGAAATGCATAACGTTACTACCCCCGATGGATACATTTTGGGGATGCATCGTATTCGTCATGGACGCGACGCAAATAACGTTCCCGATGAGAATAAaccagtaatatttttaatgcatggTATAGTGAGCTCATCCGCAGATTGGGTTATAATGGGACCTGGAGCTGGATTTG cTTACATCCTGGCTGAAGCAGGATTTGACGTTTGGATGGGAAATGCGCGCGGCAACTTCTACTCTCGCACGCACGTCCGGCTGAATCCTGAtgctattttaaatacaaattactggAAATTCTCTTGGGATGAAATTGGAAATATTGATTTGCCTACAATGATTGACTACGTTCTTGTTAAAACTAATAGACAAAGACTACACTACGTCGGACACTCTCAGGGTACTACTGCATTTTTTGTCATGAATTCCTTGCGTCCAGTATACAATGACAAGATAATTTCTATGCACGCTTTGGCACCTGTGGCTTATATGGCCCACAACAGAAATacacttttgttatttatggcTCCAATGGCGAACGATGTTGAG AAAATTAGTTCTTTAATGGGAATTGGTGAATTATTGCCAAACAATGCTATTATGTCATGGGCTGGTCAAAACCTGTGTATGGACGAATCCACGTTCCAGCCTGTTTGCAGCAATATTCTCTTTCTTATTGGGGGATGGAATGTAGAACAACTTAATAAG aCAATGATGCCAGTTATATTCGGCCACTCGCCTGCGGGTTCTTCCGTTCGCCAGTTCGTTCATTATGGTCAAGGAATCGCTGACAAAGGTTTTCGTCGGTTCGACCATGGCAGCAGGATGGCCAACAGGAAAGCGTATGGTTCACGCAGACCCCCTAATTACGATCTATCTAAAGTGACTGCACCGGTGTTCTTACATTATTCCTTCAATGATCCTTTAGCAGAGGTACAAGATGTTGAGAGGTTGTTTAGAGAATTGGGTAGACCGGTTGGTAAGTTCCTTGTACCTCTGCCCGCTTTCAACCATATTGATTATATATGGGCTATTAATGCGAAAGAGTTAATATACGATAGGGTTATTAACTTGGTAAGAGCAGTGGAAAGGAGTGGTATAGATAACCTTGTTCTGTAA